The Halomonas sp. 'Soap Lake #6' genomic sequence GCTCATAGGCTAAGTTCCATCCCCAGCCTCCCTGGAGTGGGGGGCTATGGGCATATTGGGTTCTAGTGCTGACCTCTCCGTCGTTGTTTCGCCGCATGCTGGTGCTTAGTGTGCCGGGGCGGTTAGTCAGCGGTAGTGTGATCTGAGCCAGGGTATTCCAGCCGCCGCCTCCCACTTCTTGGTTAGCCGATAGTGAGAGATGCATACGTTCCCATAGGGGACGGTTATAAGACAGGTTGAACAGCCGTGTACGGCTGTCATCTCCGGTCTTGATATCGAAGTAGCCGCCAGCCAGCGATCCCATTTGGCCGAGGCTGAGGCCAGCAGTGAGTTGAGTAACCTCACGCTGTGTTTTTTCGCTTGAAGTGCTATGTAGGCTGCGGGAAAGGTCAGTGAAATCCGCTTGTTCTATCTGGTGGCGCAGGCCCATGTTGAAGCGGCGGCTTCGGTAACGATACCCTGCTGTGTATGCCTCTCCTGTGGCGCCTTCGCTGTGGCTTTGGCGGTAGGCTGTCTCCAGGGTGCCTAGCCGCCATAAGCCGAAAGCACCACCCGCACCCACTGTAGTTAGGTCGTTGCTGGCTTCGCTCTGCAACTCCATCGTGAAGTTATTGTTGATGCCGCGTCGGTAGCTGCCGGTGGCCGCTGCTCCGCCATAGTCAAAATCACGTTGGCCGAAGTTACGCCGTAGGGCGCCAGTGCTGATGCTGAAGCTGCTTAAACCGGGTTGCAGTAGCTCGCTGGAAACGTAGAACGGTAGGCTGGTTGATACCCGTCGTCCTTGGCTGTCAGTGGTCACTATCATGGCTGTACCCGCGCCGGTAACCATCGGCATATTGGTGACAGTGAAGGGGCCGGGCGTTAATTCCATCGAGGATTGTCGTGAGCCATCGATGAATAGGTCCAGGGTAGTGGGCACTGCGGCCTCGCCGGAAAATTCGGGCAGCGGGTGGGTGATTAAGTCGGGACGCAGGGCGAAGTTACGGGAGACCTGAATGCCGCCGAGGCGTACTGCGTTAGTCCAGCCCAGTGGCCGCGTGATAACGTCTCCGGCGGCGTATTGGATCATTCGTTCTTGATCAGCATATTCCCAGCGGGTGTCGAAACGTCGGTAGCCTTCGGTTAGTCCGCTATCGCCAGTCAATACCTCGCGGTAAATGCCCGAAGTGCTTAGCGTCCCAGCAGCGCCGAAGAGGCGTGCTTCATGCCCTAAACTAGCCAAGGTGGCGCCGTGCTGTGTATCGCTGATGTAGGCGTCGTAGTTGAGCAACGCGCCTGGGCTAGTGTGTAGTGTGAGTGTGTCGTTTGGGCGTGTGTTGGTGTGAAACTGATGAGGTAACCAGCTGGGCGGCACCTCAATATAGAGCCGTTGGCTGGGGCTGTGGTAACGAGCCTCCAGGCCATTTAACTGGCTGAGGTTAGTGCTCTCTTGGCTGTTAAGGTGTTCGCTGGGCAGCCCAATTTCAAGTAGCACCTCACGCTTGATGAACAGCTCGCCGTCTTGTTGTGTAACTTGTTCGATACGTTGGGTGGAGCGCTGATTAACGATTATCTCTAAATGGAGTTCCCATACCGCTGCAGAGGCGCCGGCGCGTGGCGGCGGCGGCAGTGTCTGGCCAACAGCAGGCATAGCCACTGCCATCAGGAGTAAGGCGCAGCAGCTTGAAGTAAGCCATGTGTAGAGGTGCCAGCAGAAACGTTTGGGCATGCCAGAACCTACTCGGGCGAAATACGGTGGCCGACTCCTGAGACGTGCGCGCGAAGCTCACCTGTCGGCCTGAGGCCTTGAGGTAGCGGCCAGCGTCGCACTTGGCCGGGAAGCACATAGCCAAGCAGTCCTTCCGTAATTTCGGTACGTTGTCCTGATTGTTCGAAGGCCACTTGGCTAAGGCGGACATGATGCTGGCCGGCGTTACGTATCTCTAGTTGTGATTGCCCTCCCTGTTGAGCGAGTCTCCAGGTGAGCCCTGGGTAAGGTGCGCCGCTATTGGCTAAGCGTTCTGGTGGGGACGCTCCCTGGCCATAAACGAACAGCGGTAAAGAGTAGCGCATTTGTAAGCGTACAGCGGCGCGGGGTGTCTCTGGAACCCTGTCGTTAGCTGCCAAGGCTGGTATTTCGTCAACGATAATGCGATAGGCTTGTTCTTGGCCTGCGGGAGGTGGAGCTTGGCGAATCAGGCGTACCATCTGCTGTTCACCCGGCGCGATAGCCATCATAGGGGGGCTGCCAACCAGGGCTTGCTGAGGTTGATAGTGGTCATTCCCTCCTTCCTGAGACCAGGCAAATATGCGTAGTTGCATGTTGACTGTTTCGCGGCCTCTATTTTCCAGCCATAGTGCAGTGGCCTGCTGGTGGCTTTCGATGACGGGATAAATAGGCCAAATTAACAGTGAGTTGGCCGTTGCAGTAAGGGGAGCCATAAGCACGCCCAGCAGTGCGAAGATGCCTAAAGTGTGACCGTAGCGAATTGCTAACATGGGTATTCTCCTTAATTAGACGCGTCCAAGTCGCTGCGATGTCACCACTCCAGCGTTAGCACTAGCTCGTCGCTATAGCTCCCTGCAGGCAGATTGCCCGGCAGAGTCAGGCTGCCCCAGATTGGTAGGGGGATGTTGTCGGGAGTTGTGGTGGTGTCTATGGTAATTGGCTGGTCAATGCCAATAGGGTTAGCTAAGCCTGCATCTCGATAGAGTTGATAGGTTAGTGTCTCGCTTCCATCATTCCGTTTGAGTTGTCGCCCCGCATTTGGTTGTAGTCCTCCATCAATGCTCATGCTCAATGGGATTCCTGGTGTGCAGCTGAGCGTAAAAGACCCTGAGGAGAGCAGCGCTACATTACGTGTCTCTTGAGACAGCGCCGACGCAGTGCCAAAAGCTAGGCTACCCAGCATGCCAACCTGGGCTCCATCAGCAGGAATGCCATGATTGACAAGACAGCCTGGCGTGATGGTCGCCGACACCATGAAAGTGTCAGTGGGGGATGCCTGAGCAATCCCCACTACCACCATCATTGGGCCGACGAGTCGTAAGCCCCAAGTCATTCGAGAAGCTACCAGGTCAGCTCAACTTGTAACGTGTCTTCGTAGGTTCCGGCAGGCAGGTTGCCTGGGTTCCCGAAGGCGCGTCCATAGAGGGCAATTGTCTGTGGGTCGTTGGAGAATTCGTCCAGCACGATGTCGCCGTTAATATCTAGCACATCCGTGCGAGTTTCATCTGTGTAGAGGGTGTAGCCGATGTAGGACGTTGTATCAGTGCTCTGCATAGCATGAATGGCCGGGGAAACTTCGCCATCATGCAGCCCGCTGAGTAGCGTGAAGGTAGGAATAACGCCAGGCGAGCAGAGCACCGTGATACCACCGGCACCTGCAACCTGAGCATCAGCCTGGTCGAACAGTGCAGAATGAGAACCGAATGCCAAGCTACCAAAGTCGACTGCAGATCCCTCTTCGCCATCAATAGAGCAGGCGGATTCGAGGGTGATCGAGGCGTCAATGGTGCCGCTGACCTGGGCTTGCACCAAGCTTGGTGTGAAGGCAAAAGCACCCATCACGAGACTAAAGCCAGTAATGCGAGAGCATTTAGAGAAAAGCATAGTAAACCCCATTAAGAGAGATTAATTGCTTAAAGGTGTGTCCTGTAAAGCCTAGAGATATGTCCTATAAAACAAGAGCATCCCGCTTGACTGTCTCAAGATCTCAAATGCTCAGTATATTTTGCAAAAATGTTCACTACTCTTAAGGTAGCAGCTAATACAAAAAGCGCACTTAATTTACATGTTGTGACAATTGATGCAGGTCAAATTAAACGCACACTGAGGCATTTTAAAATTGAAATGCTGGTTAATGAGAATGTGGGGTGGGGGAGAGTATTAGTTAGGTGAGAATGCTAGTTAGATGAGATAAAAGCGCTCGGCAGTATGTGCTTTGTTATTTCTCTCTTTTTGCTCTCTTCGTTTAAATATCGTTTATCAGATTTTGTTTGATATACCAAAAAAGGGCGAGTCAGGTGCCACTTTAGTCTAGTTTTTACGTTTTTTTGCACTATACCGAACCGGCATAGGGTATGCAGGTTTCCGTACTCGCAGTTAAATACGTGAACGCTCTGGCCAGCAAATTGACGTTTTTAAACTGTAGGTGGTGACTGTTTATGCCTTATGTTCACGATACGCTGACGCGTTTAGCAAAAAGTAGCCCTGCACAGTCAGAGTTTTATCAAGCGATTGAAGAAGTGCTTGAGTGTCTGCGCCCATTATTTGAGCGTGCGCCGCATTACCACCAGCACAGTATTATTGAGCGTATTGTGGAACCTGAACGCCAAGTGATGTTTCGGGTGAGCTGGGTGGATGATGCTGGCAGGGTACAAGTGAATAAGGGGTATCGCGTCCAGTTTAATTCGGCGCTTGGGCCTTATAAGGGGGGGCTGCGTTTCCACCCTAGTGTGACTTCTGGGACGATTAAGTTTTTAGGGTTTGAGCAGATTTTTAAAAATGCATTAACGGGCTTGCCGATTGGCGGTGGTAAAGGCGGTTCTGACTTTGACCCGAAAGGAAAGTCAGACAATGAAATTATGCGCTTTTGTCAGTCGTTTATGACGGAGCTTTACCGCCATATTGGCCCGTATTGCGATGTGCCTGCTGGTGATATTGGCGTTGGAGCAAGAGAAATTGGCTATCTATTTGGCCAATATAAGCGGATAACTGGTCGTTACGAAGGCGTACTGACTGGCAAAGGACTTAACTGGGGCGGCTCTCTGGGGCGTAAAGAGGCAACAGGCTATGGGGCGGTGTACTTCGCCCAGAATATGCTTACCGCTCGTGGAGAGGAACTGGGCGGTAAAACCTGTTTGGTTTCTGGCGCGGGCAATGTAGCCATCTACACTATTGAGAAGCTGTATGAGTTGGGTGCCAAGCCGGTGACTTGTAGTGACTCCACCGGCACGATCCATGACCCTAGCGGTATTGATTTAGGGTTGCTGAAGCAGTTGAAAGAGGTGCGGCGCGTTTCATTGGAAAGCTATCTTCACGATCACCCGGAGGCGCACTTCATTTCCGTGCGTGACTACCCTCAAGATGGTCATGCGGTGTGGCGTATTGAGGGCGAGGCGGCGTTTCCCTGTGCTACACAAAATGAGCTTACCGAAGCTGACGCGAAGGCGCTGCTGGCAAATGGGGTTTCCTGTGTGAGTGAAGGGGCTAACATGCCTTCAACTAAAGAGGCTGTGGATCTTTTCTTAGAGGCCAAGATTGCTTACGGGCCCGGTAAAGCTGCCAATGCGGGTGGCGTGGCGACCAGTCAGTTGGAAATGGCGCAAAACAGCAGCATGGAACAGTGGCCGCTGGAGAAAGTTGACCAGAAGCTGAAGCAGATAATGGCGGATATTCATCGTCAATGTGCTGATACAGCAGAGGAGTTTGGCGAGCCAGGTAACTTGGTATTAGGGGCTAATATTGCGGGCTTCCGTAAGGTTGCGGATGCCATGATTGAGCAGGGCGTTACCTGATCGCTTTTATAAGTTAATCCGTATATAGTGGCTGGGCATAGTCCTTCCCTTATAGGGGAGGGCTTTTTTTGTTGGTGTGTTTTTTTACTGCTTTCTGAGGAGAGTAAGAATGGGGCAGCGTCCTCCAATTATCATTAACCGTCTTGATGCCGAACGGCTTCAGCGCCTGATCGATAATGCCGCTGAGAAAGACTTAATGGTGGCTGAGTTGCTTGAAGAGGAATTGATGCGTGGTGAAGTGCTTGATCCTCAGGATATCCCTGAGGATGTAGTGAGCATGAATAGCCAGATTCGATTTACTGATTTAACCCGAGAGCGCCAGATGATTCGCACGCTGGTGTACCCCCACGCGCTTGATAGTGTTGAGGATGGTATCTCGGTGATGGCACCTATTGGTGCGGCGTTAATCGGCCTGAGAATAGGCGATGTGATTGAGTGGCCACTGCCGAATAACACCGAAGTTCGCTTGCGTGTCGATGCGATTTTTTGGCAGCCCGAGCGCGAGCAGCAATTTCACCGATAGGTCGCCTGAGCATTTCAAACCCACACCGGGTTTATATACCAGGCGGCTTCGTTCATCGCGGGTGCCTCGCATTTGTTCGTTCCTCTCACAAAGCTCGTTACACCGCGCTACAAGTATGCGTTTGGTTTGATTATTGGTTTTGTAGCGCGTGGTAAGCCTACGGCGCACCCGCGATGGGGGCTTGGTGTGGTCGGGTGGCTGGTTCATCGCGGGTGCCTCATACGCTCGTTCCTCGCGAGATTCGTTACACCGCGCTACGGGTCTGTGGTGGTTTGATTATTGGTTTTGTAGCGCGTGGTAAGCCTACGGCGCACCCGCGATGGGGCTCGATATGGCCGGGTGGCTGGTTCATCGCGGGTGCCTCATACGCTCGTTCCTCGCGAGATTCGTTACACCGCGCTACAGGTCTGTGGTGATTTGATTATTGGCTTTGTAGCGCGTGGTAAGCCTACGGCGCACCCGCGATGGTGGCGCGGGTGCGGTACTTACCCTTCGCGTTTTTGTAGGCTGCTGACGGGGAGTTCTATATCTTGCGGGCGTTGGAGCACGCTAAGCAGGACGATGGCGCGCTCTTCACCTTTACAGCGTTTGAAGACGGCCTCTAAATCTTTGAAGGGGCCTTCAGTGATTGTCACTTTCTCCCCTGCGCAGAAGTAGCTGTGGCTACCTTCCTGATGATGAGGCTGTGCGAGCAAGGTTTCAACCAGCGCGTCAGGCACTGCAACGGGGGTGTTGCCGAAGGTCAGTAGGCGCAGCACACCACGGGTTGAGCGAATCGGCCGCCAGTTACTGACTATTTGATCCAAACGGATAAACAGGTAGTAAGGGAAGAGTGGCTCGATAATGGTGGTGAGTTTTCCCTGGCGCTTGCGTTTGACACCCAGCACCGGATGGAATACTTCGTACCCCTGGTTGGCGAGGTGCTCAGCGGCGCGGAAGGACTCGCCGCCTTTGCATTGAATTACGTACCAGCAGGGTTGCGTGCTCTCTGTGTACTTTGTCCCTTGCATAGTCTCTTGCATAGCCACTACCTCTGGGCATTGGCGAGCAGGGTAACTAGCACGTCTAGAGTTTTGTCGATATGCGCCTGGGTATGTTCGCAGGAGAGGAAGAAGCGGAGTCGAGCACTTTTTTCTGGGACGGCTGGATAGAGAATGGGCTGCACGTTGATATGCTGCTCAAACAGCGCGTGGGAAAGGTGCGCTGCAAGGGGAGAACTACCCACAATGACGGGTACCACTGCCGAGCCTATGCTGTGTCCAGTATCCAAGCCACGGGCTTGAGCCTGCTGCAAGAAATAGTGGGAAATCGTTTGCAACTGAGTAACCCGTTCCGGCTCTTGCTGCATTAGCTCCAGCACTTTCAGCGAAGGTGCAGCCACCTGGGCGGGCATACCAACGCTGTACAAAAAGCCGGGTGCGAAGTAACGCAGTGTTTCGACGAGTGCCTTATTGCCTGCGATATAGCCGCCGCATCCTGAGAGCGTTTTGCTCATGGTGCCCATCCAGATATCTACATCGGTTGGGTTGATCGCAAAGTGCTCCCGCAGCCCTAATCCGGTTGCTCCCATTACACCAAACGAATGTGCTTCATCCACCATTAGCCACGCTTGATGGCGCTGCTTTAACGCAATAAAGCGGGGCAGGTCGGGGATGTCACCATCCATGCTGTAAAGCCCCTCAATCACCACCAACACCCGTTCAAACTGGTGTCGATGACGACTTAGCAGAGCATCTAACGCATCGGGGTCGTTATGGCTAAACGACATCCGTTTAGCGCCAGAGAGCTGGGCGCCTACCAGTGAGCTGTTGTGAATGTACTCATCATGGAGTACCAGGTCTTTAGGACCGAGCAAGTAGCCAAGGGTAGAGACGTTAGTGGCGTGGCCGCTAACGAAGGCGACGGCGTCTTCCACGCCATAGGCATTGGCGATGGCCTGTTCTAGCTCGCCATGGATTGGCCGTTCGCCAGACACAACGCGGCTGGCAGAAACAGAGGTGCCGTAATGCGCTGCCGCATCGCAAGCGGCTTGAACAACACGTGGGTCACCGGAGTAACCCAGGTAGTTGTAGCTAGCGAAGTTGATGCAGGTGTTGCCTTGAATAATGCTGGTCGCACCGGCAAGGCCTTCGTGTACCTTGAAGAATGGGTCTACCAGTCCCAGCTGTTCGGCACCCTGGCGCATCATTGCAAGCTGCTGATAGCCAGGGTGAGCATCGAACCGGGTGAAGCGCTCGGGTACTGTACGAGTTGCATCTACCCCATTGATAGCTGGGGTGGCTGGACTGGTGGCGCGTGGGGTAGGTCGTTTACGGGCCTGTTCCAGCAGTTGTCGTTTCAGTTCGGAGCGCTTGACGGTCATGGTGTCTCGGTCGCAGGTGTTGAAGTCGGCTCATTAGTAATCGTATCCGCCCCGTGGCGAGCGGCCAGAGAGGCTAACGCATCTTGTGGCGCTTCTTCAACATCATCGTCGTGCTGATGCAGTTTTTGTATCAGCACTCCTGCGAGTTTATCCAGGGTAGATGCTTCGCTAAGCACCATCACGGGCACCTGGACACCTAACCTGTTTTCAATAGCCGTCATGAGCTCTACACCCATCAGTGAATCGAAGCCCATATCGTAAACCGAACGGTTAACGTCGATCTTCTCTTCATCGATCAGCAGAATGCTGGCCAGCTCGGTGCGTAGCAAGTCAGTCACGGTGCTATGCAGCTCTTCCGGGGAGAGATCGGCAAGCAGTGCGCTGATATCGCTATCGTTGTCGGTACTGCCGTCTTCATCGCTGGCGCGGGCAATTTCCATAAATCGCGGCGCGTTGGCGGTGGGCAGGAAGCGGGCTAATGCACCCCACTCTAGCTCCAGCACACCAAGGCTGGGGCCAGGGGTAACCAACATCTGTTCAAGCACCTTGAGGGCGTCGTCGGAGCGCAGGGCAGAACCGCCCAGGCGTTCTTGTAGAGCATCCCGTGTGCGGGTGTTACGTGCTAAGAAGCCAACATCTTCAATTGCACCCCAGCGTATGCAGGTGGCGGGTAAGCCCTCTGCGCGGCGGCGAGCAGCAAAAGCTTCTAGCCAGTGGTTAGCGGCGACGTAGTTGGCTTGGCCTGGGTTGCCAAAAAGCGTGGTAGCTGAGGAGTACAGGATAAAGAAGTCCAGCTCAGTATCACGGCTAAGGGCATCCAGGTGGCGTGCACCCTCGATTTTCGGCGCCAGTACGTTCTGAATACGCTCGGCATCTAGATTGCGAATCAAACCATCATCAATCACTGTAGCGGCGTGTACGATCCCGCGTAACGGGGAAAGCTCGCGCTGGGCACGCTCCATTACCTTGGCCAAGGCATCGCGGTCAGTAATGTCACAGGCTGCTGCCAGCACGTTGACACCCTGGGCTTCAAAGGCTGTGATGGCTGCTTGGGCCTCTTCGCTGGCGGGGCCACTGCGGCTAAGCAGAATCAGCTGTCGGGCGCCTTTGCTCACTAACCATTGAGCCGTTTTTAGGCCAAAGCCGCCAAGGCCTCCGGTGACCAGATAGCTGGCCTCGGCGGGCAGTGTTAGGGCATCGGTACCGAGTGACTCGTTACTGGGCGGTGCAATCGGCTGTTCGTAGGTCACTACTACTTTGCCGATCTGTCGCGCCTGCTGCATATAGCGGAAGGCGTCGATGACCTGGCTATGGCTGAAGGCGGTAAATGGCAGTGGGCTGAGAGTGCCGTCGTTAAACAGCGCCATCATTTCACTAAATAAACGCTGGGTGAGCGCAGGCTGCACCTTCATCAGCTGGTCGGAGTCGATGCCGAAGTAGCTGAGATTGTTGCGGAATGGGCGCAGGCCAATATGGGTGTTTTCGTAGAAGTCACGCTTGCCCAGTTCTAAAAAACGTCCAAACGGACGCAAGGCACGTAAGTTCTGGTTGATTGCTTCACCCGCTAGGGAGTTCAGCACGATATCCACGCCTTCGCCTTGAGTATCCTGCAGAATCTCTTCGGCAAAGGTGAGCGAGCGGGAGTCGTAGATGTGCGCGACACCCATCAAGCGTAAAAAGTCACGCTTCTCTTCCGAGCCTACGGTGGCGTATATCTCTGCCCCCATCCACTGGGCAATCTGCAGGGCGGCAATACCCACGCCACCTGCGGCACCATGGATCAACACTTTCTCACCGGGCTCAAGGCGCGCTAGGTGCTTCAGCGCGTAGTACACGGTAAAGAAGGTGGTTGGGATGGTGGCAGCAGCAGCATAGCTAACACCTTCTGGCAGCGGTGCTACGGCGTGCTGGCTGGCAATCAATCGGTCGCTGAAGCTGGCAGGCCCAAAGCCCACCACCGCTTGGCCTGGTGCAACATGCTTAACATTGGCACCTACCGCGACTACCTCACCCGAGAATTCAAGCCCGAGAGTGGGGCCGGCAAAGCCGTTTTCAATCGCTTCATCGGATAGCAGGCCAAGGGTATACATCACATCGCGGAAGTTAAGGCCGGTGGCCTTAACGCGAATCTCGACTTCATCCGCGCTTAGGGTCGGCAACTGACGCGGCCGCCACTGTAGCTGGCGCAGTTGGCCCGGTAGGGCGAAGCCAAGGGTCATCGCCTGCCGCGGTGCAGCTTCCTGCGCTTGTAGCGGATGCGGTGCAGGCAAGGTGCGTAGCCGGGTAGCTAAACGCGTGCCTTCTTGGGTGATCACCAGCTCGTTTTCGCTATCCGGCGCCGCAATAGAGGCAGCAAGGGCTGCTATTGCTGCTGTGCTGGGGGCTACCGGTAGGTCGATTAGCGTAACGAGATGGCCAACTGCTTCGTTGGCCAGCGAGCGACCAAAGCCCCATAGCGCGGCGTCGTCACCGGTATGCGACTCTTGGGTAGGCAGCCAGAGTGTGACGCGGCTGCCTTGTCCTTCAAGACCACTAGCTTCCAACGCCAGCGACCACTGTTGTGCATTGTGGCAGCGTTGGGTTTGGGCTGTCGTGGTTGTAGCCCCTAGGCCGCGCAAGTCAACGATGTTAAGTGCTGCAGAGTTGAGCGCTTCAGGTGTCTCGCTCGTTTCATCAAGTGCTTCGCTCAGTAGCACCTGCGGGGCTGCATCGCTAATCCGCAACCATACGTTGGTGCTGCTCGATATATCAGTGCTGCTAGATACATCGGTGCTGCTAGATATATCAGTGCTGCCAGATGCATTAGTGCTGTCAGACACATTAGCACTGCTAGACAGTTTGGCGAGCTGCTCGGCAAGCTGTGTTGCCAGTGCTTCTTGCTCATGCCCTGCAACAATAAGGTGGTGCGCCGCTGGCTGCGTTAGCGTCGGTTGCTCATCGGCATTGATAACCTGAGCGTGGAGCAGGTATGCGCCTATATCGCCCTCTTCCAGCGCGATAGGCGGCGATACGCTGAAGCCTTGGTTATTCAGCCAGTCGCTGAGCGTGCTTTGCTCCAGGGCATTTTGATCGATACCTGGGGTTGCCAATAGATCATCCAGCCAACGGCTTGGCGAGATGCCGACCACCATAATCTGAGCGCCGGGCGCAAGCAGTGTGGGTAGGGCTTCAATTAGCTGCCGAGTACGTTCGGGCTGAGTCACGTCCACGCTGATAAACGCAAGCTGGGCTTTCTCTGCATTCGTGAGCGTGGGCGGTGTTTCTTCCAGCGGCTGGACATCTATCAGCGGGAAGCGCTCTTGTAACTGCTCTGCTTGATGGCGTGCAGTATCGCTGGTAGTGATGGCACGGTAGTGGTGCGTGTCATTAGCAATATCGTGTGCGTTGGCAAGCTGCTCTAGCAGACGCTGGCCGAGCGCGGGCGCGCAAGGGCCTGCTTCAAGCAGTTGCAGGCGTTGCCCTTTAGGCTGCGTGGCAAGGGTAGCTTCTATCAGCGCGCCTAGCTCGGTAGCCAATACTTGCCAGCCACTTTCGCCAATCAGTACACGGTTAATGCCTGATAAATACTCGCTAGTGATCCCCAGGCTTTCAAGCTCAGCGCTGCCGTTGGCAAGCAACTCGCGATGCAGGCCGAGGCGGCCCACTAGGTGAATAGGCGCGAAGTAGTCGGGGTAGTCTTGTACTAACAACTGCCAGATGGTTTCTGGAGCTAGCTGTTCGTCGTCACCCTCTACGCCTTCTCTTGCTACTGCATAGCCGTGCAGGGCAAAGGCTTCGCTAAGGCTATCGAGTAGGGGGGCTACTTCCTGGGCATAGCGCTGGTCGGTGCCTGAGGCATAGGCACTGCTTAGCCCTGCCAAGCGGCTTAGTGCCTCGGCAGGTAGCGTCATGGTGGCAGCATTAAGCGGTGCGGGGGTTAGCTCCACATCCAAATAGCTGAAGTGCTGGTGATGTGCGCGGTTCAGGCGAATAGCCTTAAAGCGCGTTTCACTGAGCACTGCCACGGCGTTACCAGCGGCGTCGAATAGCTCGAAATCAGCGGTGAACGAGTGGGGCGCACGCTTGCCCATTACGGCACGTGCCAGCACGGGAGCTCCGGCTTCAGTATTGACCTGAATACGGCCAACACGCACCGGTACAAAGGCTAGCTGGGCAGAAAAGTCGCTTTGCTTGGCCAGCAGCGGGATAAACAGCTGGAAGGCGCTATCTAGAATGCCAGGATGGACGTGGAGCGTACTCAGTTGGGCTTGTACATCGTCAGACAGGCATATTTCACCAACGATACTGTCGCCTTCAATCCAGCCACGGCTGATGGCTTGGAACGCCGGTCCGTAATGTAGTCCAATGCGCTCTGCCATTTGCAGATGCTCAGCCAGCGTGTAGTCAGGGGCTCGGCTGGGCAGCGTAGGGGCTTGGCGGTTGAGTAAGAATCCACGGCTTTCGCGCATGCGGCGAGCCACGGTATTTAGCTGCCACTCGCTGCCGCTTGCTGGCTCTCTGGAGAGAATGGTCAGA encodes the following:
- a CDS encoding type I polyketide synthase; translated protein: MTKRVAIIGAAHRFPGTTPETFWQDLQAEKDLVTQVAPDRWSHDAFLHPDKRHPGTSVTFAAGSLGDISGFDAAFFGISPREAANMDPQQRMLLELAWEAMESAGIVPSTLRGSQCGVFVGIASLDYSYRIADDMGAIDASTATGNTSSIASNRLSYVFDFHGPSMSLDTACSSSMVAFHQACQSIRSGETTMALAGGISLHLHPYGFIIFSKASMLSPTGRCQVFDEAGNGYVRSEGAGLFLLKDYDLAVADGDNILAVVAGSAVNTDGHKSGLTVPNPSAQVDLMRRAYDQAGISPDEIDYLEAHGTGTAVGDPIETHAIGEALGKHRKTPLLIGSIKSNLGHLETASGVAGLAKAIYSLQHREVPATIGIRKLNSRIKFDEWNISVVTKAHPLKPQGRLVIGVNSFGFGGANAHVILESAPEKPAAPSHTPTEALPIRFSARSQEALAENARALAAHLRDSGQSFYDIAHTLFHHREQHAYGALCFAQTQAEAAEALSQFAEGEESQVTALERLANPRGPVFVYDGNGCQWETMGHDLLESDAVFSDAIDRVDALFQQYGDFSLRAELAGRNQQEGAEGRFVRTEIAQPALFALQVALTEWLKAQGITPAAVFGHSVGEVAAAWASGALSLEDAVKVIYYRSFYQGKTRGLGEMSAVAMSAEEVAPWLEKPEFNKVSLAGINSPKGITLAGDRDQLSKLEAALSTQDIFAKRLPLDYAFHSPAMDSIQADIVAVLADITPQATQIPYVSTVTGAVSEGTTLGAHYWWLNIREPVLFDNAAIALIEQGFNVFVEVGAHPILRRYLNESLRQQERSGLVLGTIERHKPGSEGLNRCLSQLLLSGLSMDSRRFFPVEGQRVLLPRYAWQRAHHWVQGTNDGQGLLARNYQHPLLGYPIAQQDNTWESQLDTKRQPWLADHVVGEGAVFPGAGFVELALAAALQQKDTPLLDIEELEIRAPLLLDGPNGRTMRLTLNPDDGRLTILSREPASGSEWQLNTVARRMRESRGFLLNRQAPTLPSRAPDYTLAEHLQMAERIGLHYGPAFQAISRGWIEGDSIVGEICLSDDVQAQLSTLHVHPGILDSAFQLFIPLLAKQSDFSAQLAFVPVRVGRIQVNTEAGAPVLARAVMGKRAPHSFTADFELFDAAGNAVAVLSETRFKAIRLNRAHHQHFSYLDVELTPAPLNAATMTLPAEALSRLAGLSSAYASGTDQRYAQEVAPLLDSLSEAFALHGYAVAREGVEGDDEQLAPETIWQLLVQDYPDYFAPIHLVGRLGLHRELLANGSAELESLGITSEYLSGINRVLIGESGWQVLATELGALIEATLATQPKGQRLQLLEAGPCAPALGQRLLEQLANAHDIANDTHHYRAITTSDTARHQAEQLQERFPLIDVQPLEETPPTLTNAEKAQLAFISVDVTQPERTRQLIEALPTLLAPGAQIMVVGISPSRWLDDLLATPGIDQNALEQSTLSDWLNNQGFSVSPPIALEEGDIGAYLLHAQVINADEQPTLTQPAAHHLIVAGHEQEALATQLAEQLAKLSSSANVSDSTNASGSTDISSSTDVSSSTDISSSTNVWLRISDAAPQVLLSEALDETSETPEALNSAALNIVDLRGLGATTTTAQTQRCHNAQQWSLALEASGLEGQGSRVTLWLPTQESHTGDDAALWGFGRSLANEAVGHLVTLIDLPVAPSTAAIAALAASIAAPDSENELVITQEGTRLATRLRTLPAPHPLQAQEAAPRQAMTLGFALPGQLRQLQWRPRQLPTLSADEVEIRVKATGLNFRDVMYTLGLLSDEAIENGFAGPTLGLEFSGEVVAVGANVKHVAPGQAVVGFGPASFSDRLIASQHAVAPLPEGVSYAAAATIPTTFFTVYYALKHLARLEPGEKVLIHGAAGGVGIAALQIAQWMGAEIYATVGSEEKRDFLRLMGVAHIYDSRSLTFAEEILQDTQGEGVDIVLNSLAGEAINQNLRALRPFGRFLELGKRDFYENTHIGLRPFRNNLSYFGIDSDQLMKVQPALTQRLFSEMMALFNDGTLSPLPFTAFSHSQVIDAFRYMQQARQIGKVVVTYEQPIAPPSNESLGTDALTLPAEASYLVTGGLGGFGLKTAQWLVSKGARQLILLSRSGPASEEAQAAITAFEAQGVNVLAAACDITDRDALAKVMERAQRELSPLRGIVHAATVIDDGLIRNLDAERIQNVLAPKIEGARHLDALSRDTELDFFILYSSATTLFGNPGQANYVAANHWLEAFAARRRAEGLPATCIRWGAIEDVGFLARNTRTRDALQERLGGSALRSDDALKVLEQMLVTPGPSLGVLELEWGALARFLPTANAPRFMEIARASDEDGSTDNDSDISALLADLSPEELHSTVTDLLRTELASILLIDEEKIDVNRSVYDMGFDSLMGVELMTAIENRLGVQVPVMVLSEASTLDKLAGVLIQKLHQHDDDVEEAPQDALASLAARHGADTITNEPTSTPATETP